The following proteins are encoded in a genomic region of Leifsonia psychrotolerans:
- a CDS encoding NUDIX hydrolase family protein — MSVRTPDPDWTPNPDDTPPSTNPGWLTDVELAEVRGRLPLLYVEAVPVRVDGLGQVVEVGVLLRATQTGEMTRMLVSGRVMYGETLREALFRHLEKDLGPMAFPQLPTSPLPFTVAEYFPMPGVSAFTDERQHAVSLAFVVPVTGTCEPRQDALELTWMTPEEAASDAVSAEMEGGRGALLRTALASVGQLR, encoded by the coding sequence ATGAGCGTGCGCACACCCGACCCCGACTGGACGCCGAACCCCGACGACACCCCGCCGAGCACCAATCCCGGCTGGCTGACCGACGTCGAGCTTGCCGAGGTCCGCGGACGGCTGCCGCTGCTCTACGTCGAAGCGGTTCCGGTGCGCGTGGATGGGCTCGGTCAGGTTGTCGAGGTCGGCGTGTTGTTGCGTGCCACCCAGACGGGCGAAATGACACGGATGCTCGTCTCGGGTCGCGTGATGTATGGCGAGACGCTGCGCGAGGCACTCTTTCGGCACCTCGAGAAAGATCTCGGACCGATGGCATTTCCGCAGCTGCCGACCAGCCCGTTACCGTTCACCGTTGCCGAATACTTTCCGATGCCGGGCGTAAGCGCCTTCACCGACGAACGCCAGCATGCCGTCTCGCTGGCCTTCGTCGTGCCCGTCACGGGCACCTGTGAGCCGCGGCAGGATGCCCTCGAACTCACCTGGATGACGCCGGAGGAGGCCGCATCCGATGCCGTTTCGGCCGAGATGGAAGGCGGCCGCGGGGCGTTGCTGCGCACCGCTCTCGCCTCGGTGGGTCAGCTGCGCTGA
- a CDS encoding ATP-binding cassette domain-containing protein, with product MTIIEATQLTKTYRSKTGPVHALAGLSLAVPEGSVQALLGPNGAGKTTVVKVLTTLIQPDSGTAIVDGIDVARNPKAVRRIIGVSGQYAAVDENLTGFENLEMVGRLYHLGRTLARRRAKELIELFELTEAGNRPVKGFSGGMRRRIDLAGALVMNPKVLFLDEPTTGLDPRSRLAMWDVITKLVAEGTSVLLTTQYLEEADQLADSISVIDDGIVIAEGTSDELKAQIGGHRVVVVLVDADDGPAAREIVGRSGAATAAVSKDGRTLEVAVTDGPVALQRVLADLGEVGIRLHDAGMRRPTLDDVFLKLTGRHAEKPADGEGDDDDENEASLEAVR from the coding sequence ATGACCATCATCGAGGCGACTCAGCTCACCAAGACCTACCGCTCCAAGACCGGCCCCGTGCACGCCCTGGCCGGGCTGAGCCTCGCGGTGCCCGAGGGAAGCGTGCAGGCGCTGCTCGGCCCAAACGGCGCCGGAAAAACGACAGTCGTCAAGGTGCTGACCACCCTGATCCAGCCGGATTCCGGCACGGCAATCGTCGACGGCATCGACGTGGCCCGAAATCCGAAAGCCGTGCGCCGCATCATCGGGGTGTCCGGCCAATACGCCGCGGTCGACGAGAACCTCACGGGCTTCGAGAACCTTGAAATGGTGGGGCGGCTGTATCACCTCGGCCGCACCCTGGCTCGGCGGCGGGCCAAGGAACTCATCGAACTGTTCGAGCTGACGGAGGCTGGAAACCGGCCCGTCAAAGGATTCTCCGGGGGGATGCGGCGCCGCATCGACCTGGCGGGCGCCCTGGTGATGAACCCCAAGGTGCTCTTCCTCGACGAGCCGACCACCGGGCTCGACCCGCGCAGCCGCCTCGCAATGTGGGACGTGATCACGAAGCTTGTCGCCGAGGGAACCAGCGTGCTGCTCACGACCCAGTATCTCGAGGAGGCCGATCAACTGGCGGACAGCATCTCGGTGATCGACGATGGAATCGTGATCGCCGAGGGCACTTCCGACGAACTCAAAGCCCAGATCGGCGGGCACCGGGTTGTCGTGGTGCTTGTCGATGCGGACGACGGGCCGGCCGCCCGCGAGATTGTGGGGCGGTCCGGAGCCGCCACGGCCGCCGTGTCGAAGGATGGCCGCACTCTCGAGGTGGCCGTGACCGACGGGCCGGTGGCGCTGCAACGGGTGCTGGCCGATCTGGGTGAGGTGGGCATCCGTCTGCATGACGCCGGCATGCGGCGGCCGACGCTCGACGACGTGTTTTTGAAACTCACCGGTCGACATGCCGAAAAGCCGGCCGACGGCGAAGGCGACGACGACGACGAGAATGAAGCCAGCCTGGAGGCCGTGCGATGA
- a CDS encoding alpha/beta hydrolase, which produces MTMNDSNHTLSIDPGAVLWSAGPADRVNRPLLIVMHGYGSHEGDLFSLAPHLPLEPVIASLRAPLTVGDGAAWFPFANQSGRPETGTVDAAARGVLEWLDALPEQPTSVGLLGFSQGGAMSLQLLRHAPERFAFAVQLSGFVADGAADADARLAESRPPVFWGRGTADPIIPESAVNRTQAWLTAHSTLTERIYEGMAHSISQAELGDIATFLRQQYAAASV; this is translated from the coding sequence ATGACGATGAACGACAGCAACCACACCCTCAGCATCGACCCGGGCGCCGTGCTCTGGTCGGCGGGTCCGGCCGACCGTGTGAACCGCCCGTTGCTCATCGTCATGCACGGCTACGGCTCCCACGAGGGCGACCTCTTCTCGCTCGCGCCGCACCTGCCGCTTGAACCCGTCATTGCGTCGCTCCGGGCGCCGCTGACGGTCGGGGATGGCGCCGCCTGGTTCCCATTCGCGAACCAGTCGGGCCGGCCCGAGACCGGGACCGTGGACGCCGCGGCCCGGGGAGTGCTGGAGTGGCTCGACGCGCTCCCCGAGCAGCCGACCTCGGTTGGTCTGCTCGGCTTTTCACAGGGCGGGGCAATGAGTCTGCAGCTGTTGCGTCATGCCCCGGAACGTTTCGCCTTCGCGGTGCAGCTCTCGGGCTTCGTGGCGGATGGCGCGGCCGACGCCGATGCGCGCCTCGCCGAGTCGCGGCCGCCGGTGTTCTGGGGGCGCGGAACCGCAGATCCGATCATTCCCGAGAGCGCCGTCAACCGCACCCAGGCCTGGCTGACCGCCCACTCAACACTCACCGAGCGCATTTATGAGGGTATGGCGCATTCAATCTCGCAGGCCGAGCTGGGCGACATCGCGACGTTCCTGCGCCAGCAGTACGCGGCGGCATCGGTCTGA
- a CDS encoding nucleoside hydrolase has product MTTIPVILDVDTGVDDALAILFAVAHPEIDVLGISCVAGNASLERVVQNTLRILDVANAPDIPVAAGARRPLIERARDASHVHGEGGLGTLRLPPSERTALPISSVELMHQLIQDSERPVTLVALAPQTNLALLLRQYPDITSKIERIVFMGGSASVGNATAVAEFNVWHDPEAAAIVLDSGVPTFMYGLDVFNQVAVAEEVAVALLEHETTLGRTVGSLLTNRVNAGPDSATVYSGLIGDAGAVCALVDPGALRTQIRPVRVELAGYGRGQTLVDMRQTAGEDLMHGLADVWETAEIALDVDVPRYTALFLKTLGLA; this is encoded by the coding sequence ATGACCACCATCCCCGTTATTCTCGACGTCGACACCGGCGTTGACGATGCCCTCGCCATCCTTTTCGCCGTCGCGCACCCCGAGATCGATGTGCTCGGTATTAGCTGCGTGGCCGGCAACGCCTCGCTCGAGCGTGTCGTGCAGAACACTCTGCGCATCTTGGATGTCGCAAACGCCCCCGACATTCCGGTTGCTGCCGGAGCCCGGCGCCCCCTGATCGAGCGCGCTCGCGACGCCTCCCACGTGCACGGCGAGGGCGGTTTGGGCACCCTGCGTCTGCCGCCGAGCGAGCGCACTGCTCTGCCGATCAGCTCTGTCGAGCTCATGCACCAGCTCATTCAGGACAGCGAGCGCCCCGTCACCCTGGTTGCGCTAGCCCCGCAGACGAACCTTGCTCTGCTGCTTCGTCAATACCCCGACATCACCAGCAAGATCGAGCGCATCGTCTTCATGGGCGGCTCGGCCAGCGTCGGCAACGCCACTGCCGTTGCCGAGTTCAACGTGTGGCACGATCCGGAAGCCGCCGCCATCGTGCTCGACTCCGGCGTTCCCACGTTCATGTACGGCCTTGACGTGTTCAATCAGGTTGCTGTCGCCGAAGAGGTCGCTGTCGCGTTGCTCGAGCACGAAACGACGCTCGGACGCACCGTCGGCTCGCTGCTGACGAACCGCGTCAACGCGGGCCCCGACTCCGCAACGGTGTACTCCGGCCTGATCGGTGACGCCGGCGCGGTCTGCGCACTTGTCGATCCGGGCGCATTACGCACCCAGATCCGTCCGGTGCGCGTCGAACTGGCCGGATACGGGCGTGGGCAGACCCTCGTCGACATGCGACAGACGGCCGGCGAAGATCTCATGCACGGACTCGCCGACGTCTGGGAGACCGCCGAGATCGCCCTCGACGTTGACGTGCCCCGCTACACGGCTCTGTTCTTGAAGACCCTCGGACTGGCGTAG
- a CDS encoding DEAD/DEAH box helicase, with protein MSEKTFGALGVPAPLVAVLSAQGLTTAFPIQVDTLPDTLNGRDVLGRGKTGSGKTLAFSIPMVARLGGTLAGGKRRPGRPLGLILAPTRELATQISAALTPMAEAYGLNTTTIFGGVSQNRQVAALKAGVDIVVACPGRLEDLMKQGFVNLDSVEITVLDEADHMADLGFLPVVTRILDKTPSNGQRLLFSATLDNGVDKIVRRFLHNEVLHSVDEATSHVSAMTHHVFEVDGVDAKKDLVQALASGKGRRILFMRTKHHAKKLAKQLTDSGIPAVDLHGNLSQVARDRNLAAFSAGDVRVLVATDVAARGVHVDDIELVIHVDPPAEHKAYLHRSGRTARAGSAGDVVTVMLPMQKKDTELLLRKAAIKVTPQRVTATSPAVAALIGEVAAYVKPLPRQEQPQRGQSQGGRSQGANAQRKRTNRDERDGAQGGRGGESRGGRTERGGDSVAAGGARRDRSGRPAASGRSHAPQGSGSSAQGSGRSGGQGSSGRSGGLQVGSLVRGAGSTGGARRSAPRRAQG; from the coding sequence TTGTCTGAAAAAACCTTTGGCGCGCTTGGCGTGCCAGCTCCCCTCGTCGCCGTACTGTCGGCGCAGGGACTCACCACCGCTTTCCCCATTCAGGTCGATACCCTTCCTGACACGTTGAACGGCCGCGACGTGCTCGGCCGCGGGAAGACCGGCTCGGGCAAGACCTTGGCCTTCTCGATTCCCATGGTCGCCCGTCTCGGCGGCACACTCGCCGGCGGCAAGCGTCGCCCGGGCCGTCCGCTCGGGCTCATCCTGGCGCCGACGCGCGAGCTGGCCACCCAGATCTCCGCCGCGCTCACCCCGATGGCCGAGGCCTACGGCCTCAACACGACCACCATCTTCGGTGGCGTCTCACAGAACCGTCAGGTTGCCGCGCTCAAGGCCGGCGTCGACATCGTCGTGGCCTGCCCCGGCCGCCTCGAAGACCTCATGAAGCAGGGCTTCGTCAACCTCGACTCGGTGGAGATCACCGTGCTCGACGAGGCCGACCACATGGCCGACCTGGGCTTCCTGCCCGTCGTCACGCGCATCCTCGACAAGACCCCCAGCAACGGCCAGCGCCTGCTGTTCTCGGCCACGCTCGACAACGGCGTGGACAAGATCGTGCGTCGCTTCCTGCACAACGAGGTTCTGCACTCCGTCGACGAGGCCACCAGCCACGTGTCGGCAATGACCCACCACGTCTTCGAGGTCGACGGCGTCGACGCGAAGAAGGACCTCGTTCAGGCACTCGCCTCGGGCAAGGGCCGCCGCATTCTGTTCATGCGCACCAAGCACCACGCGAAGAAGCTGGCCAAGCAGCTCACCGACTCGGGTATCCCGGCCGTCGACCTGCACGGCAACCTGTCGCAGGTCGCTCGTGACCGCAACCTCGCCGCCTTCTCGGCTGGCGATGTGCGCGTTCTCGTCGCCACGGATGTCGCGGCTCGCGGCGTGCACGTCGACGACATCGAACTCGTGATTCACGTTGACCCGCCGGCCGAGCACAAGGCCTACCTGCACCGCTCGGGCCGCACCGCTCGGGCCGGCAGCGCCGGTGACGTCGTCACCGTCATGCTTCCGATGCAGAAGAAAGACACCGAGCTGCTGCTGCGCAAGGCCGCCATCAAGGTGACCCCGCAGCGTGTGACCGCGACGTCCCCGGCCGTTGCCGCGCTCATCGGCGAGGTTGCCGCGTACGTCAAGCCGCTTCCGCGCCAGGAACAGCCGCAGCGCGGCCAGTCACAGGGTGGTCGCTCACAGGGCGCCAACGCCCAGCGCAAGCGCACCAACCGCGACGAACGCGACGGCGCCCAGGGTGGCCGTGGCGGGGAGTCACGCGGTGGTCGCACCGAGCGTGGCGGCGATAGCGTCGCTGCCGGCGGTGCACGCCGTGACCGCTCGGGTCGTCCCGCGGCCTCAGGTCGCAGCCACGCCCCGCAGGGTTCCGGTTCCAGCGCACAGGGCTCCGGTCGCTCCGGCGGGCAGGGTTCCTCGGGCCGCTCCGGCGGCCTGCAGGTGGGCAGCCTCGTGCGCGGGGCCGGTTCCACCGGTGGCGCCCGTCGTTCGGCGCCGCGTCGCGCGCAGGGCTAG
- a CDS encoding DUF427 domain-containing protein, whose protein sequence is MKAVLGDTVIAEAPKEELISIEGNWYFPPASVKAGLLVKSPTPYTCPWKGECQYFSVTDGDSLLPDRAWSYPTPYPAAFDRVGADFSNYVAFSKDVTVVD, encoded by the coding sequence ATGAAGGCAGTTCTGGGCGACACCGTCATTGCAGAAGCACCGAAAGAGGAGCTGATCTCGATTGAGGGGAACTGGTATTTTCCTCCGGCGAGTGTGAAAGCTGGGCTGCTTGTGAAGAGCCCGACGCCCTACACGTGCCCGTGGAAGGGCGAATGTCAGTATTTCTCCGTCACGGACGGCGACAGCCTGCTGCCCGATCGGGCCTGGAGCTACCCCACCCCATACCCGGCGGCTTTCGACCGGGTTGGCGCGGACTTCAGCAACTATGTTGCTTTTTCGAAAGACGTCACGGTCGTCGACTAG
- a CDS encoding clostripain-related cysteine peptidase encodes MSRPRRVFGLRPVAATSLLLALTLGTLTGCEVADFLAWGMTTYPAEHYAVIIADHGASWPGVGGDESAEEDTLSLAELEPGHSWDYTSLQYLVDTPDADVDDLGRALIEGFEAQAQDEQTDAEITLSLVDLTRMAEVDDALATFSTTLSSRIQSIAPAVGRSRAQTINDVVVAKVDGPVTRGATGLSIYFPPSADAFDSDYEQLSVATSWLDFLHSYYTRGQETSAASGSFTSGATASFDSDGVTVTAHFDAAAATSITETFIRYGLVEGDGSITYLGQETAELPDDSGLIEGSYDLSFLTISDGETEMNGYLDLVVDSDTGDLISELYYSYNARTGNYGALTAEPAGIIAPELLTVLADGSEEWAASADDGLWADLPALGYDFPRLPSGTVLLVDLVAIDLGGNRSVASVQVVVPWAEVTLAEVTCADGGPARRGVGSAG; translated from the coding sequence GTGAGCCGACCCAGGCGCGTGTTCGGCCTGCGACCGGTGGCCGCCACAAGCCTGCTGCTTGCGCTGACCCTCGGCACTCTGACCGGCTGCGAGGTCGCCGACTTCCTCGCCTGGGGGATGACCACCTATCCGGCCGAGCACTACGCGGTGATCATCGCGGACCACGGTGCTTCCTGGCCGGGCGTCGGCGGCGATGAATCCGCGGAGGAAGACACGCTCAGCCTCGCAGAGCTCGAGCCGGGTCATAGCTGGGACTATACGTCTCTGCAGTATCTGGTCGACACTCCCGATGCCGATGTCGACGACCTCGGTCGCGCCCTCATCGAGGGCTTTGAGGCCCAGGCACAGGATGAGCAGACGGATGCGGAGATCACTCTGTCTCTGGTCGACCTCACTCGCATGGCCGAGGTGGACGACGCACTCGCAACCTTCAGCACCACCCTGAGTTCTCGTATCCAGAGCATCGCCCCGGCGGTGGGCCGCTCTCGCGCCCAGACCATCAACGATGTTGTCGTCGCCAAGGTGGACGGGCCGGTGACGCGGGGCGCCACAGGCCTGTCGATCTATTTCCCACCCTCAGCCGACGCCTTCGACAGCGATTATGAGCAGCTGAGTGTCGCCACCTCCTGGCTTGATTTTCTGCATTCCTACTACACGCGCGGCCAGGAGACCTCGGCTGCGAGCGGTTCGTTCACGAGCGGTGCGACAGCCAGTTTCGACAGCGACGGCGTGACGGTCACCGCCCATTTCGACGCCGCAGCAGCCACGAGCATCACAGAAACGTTCATTCGATATGGACTGGTCGAGGGCGACGGTTCGATCACCTACCTGGGGCAGGAGACCGCCGAGCTGCCCGACGATTCAGGGCTGATCGAGGGGAGCTACGATCTCAGCTTTCTGACCATCAGCGACGGCGAAACGGAGATGAATGGATACCTGGATCTGGTCGTCGACTCGGATACTGGAGACCTGATCAGCGAGCTCTATTACAGCTACAACGCCCGCACCGGGAACTACGGCGCTCTGACGGCAGAGCCGGCCGGCATTATCGCTCCGGAACTGCTCACGGTACTCGCCGACGGAAGCGAGGAGTGGGCTGCCAGCGCCGACGATGGCCTGTGGGCCGACCTGCCGGCGCTCGGTTATGACTTTCCCCGGTTGCCCTCGGGAACGGTATTGCTCGTGGATCTGGTCGCCATCGACCTGGGCGGGAACCGCTCAGTCGCCTCAGTGCAGGTTGTGGTGCCGTGGGCAGAGGTGACGTTGGCAGAGGTGACGTGTGCAGACGGTGGGCCGGCTCGACGCGGGGTGGGCTCAGCGGGCTGA
- a CDS encoding ABC transporter permease has translation MSIARPLGLSNPLLTWSSDGWTVTKRNLIKIKRVPELLIFAVIQPIMFVLLFSQVYAGSISVQGTDYVQFLMAGIFAQTVVFGSTFSGAAMAQDLKEGIIDRFRSLPMSGSAVLIGRTNSDLVLNTLSMMIMMVTGVLVGWRVNSSFPEFLAGVGLLLLFSYAFSWVMALLGMSVRSPEVINNASFLILFPLTFISNAFVPSSTLPTPLRIFAEWNPVSSLVQAARQLFGNLGTAPVPDVWTMQNPILTVLIGVAVMLVVFVPLCIRKFASISSR, from the coding sequence ATGAGTATCGCTCGCCCGCTTGGGCTTTCGAACCCCCTCCTGACCTGGTCCTCTGACGGCTGGACGGTGACCAAACGCAACCTGATCAAGATCAAGCGGGTGCCTGAACTGCTGATCTTTGCCGTGATTCAACCGATCATGTTCGTGCTCTTGTTCAGCCAGGTCTACGCCGGGTCGATCTCGGTTCAGGGCACCGACTATGTGCAATTTCTGATGGCCGGCATCTTCGCTCAGACCGTTGTGTTCGGCTCGACGTTCTCGGGCGCCGCGATGGCGCAAGATCTCAAGGAGGGAATTATCGACCGGTTTCGCAGCCTGCCGATGAGTGGCTCGGCGGTGCTGATCGGACGCACGAACAGCGACCTGGTGCTCAACACCCTGTCAATGATGATCATGATGGTGACCGGGGTGCTCGTGGGCTGGAGGGTGAACTCGTCGTTTCCGGAGTTCCTCGCAGGGGTGGGATTGTTGCTGCTGTTCAGCTATGCGTTCAGCTGGGTGATGGCACTGCTGGGCATGAGCGTACGCAGCCCCGAGGTCATCAACAACGCGTCGTTCCTCATCCTGTTTCCGCTGACCTTCATCTCGAATGCGTTCGTGCCGAGCTCGACATTACCCACCCCACTACGCATCTTCGCCGAATGGAACCCGGTCTCGTCGCTCGTTCAAGCGGCTCGGCAGCTCTTCGGAAATCTCGGCACGGCACCTGTGCCCGACGTGTGGACCATGCAGAACCCCATTCTCACGGTACTGATCGGTGTCGCGGTGATGCTTGTCGTGTTCGTGCCCCTGTGTATCAGGAAGTTCGCATCAATCAGCTCGCGCTAA
- a CDS encoding VOC family protein codes for MASHELGISHGFSGFSVPDIDAARGFYAETLGLAVTDAGMGLLSLELPGGAMVTVYPKPDHQPAVFTIVNLVVDDIDVAVDGLTAKGVEFIHYDGFGQDEKGIARSGGDNPGPSIAWFTDPAGNILSVLHTD; via the coding sequence ATGGCTTCACACGAATTAGGGATTTCGCACGGATTCAGCGGGTTCTCGGTGCCCGATATCGACGCTGCGCGCGGGTTCTACGCCGAAACCCTGGGTTTGGCGGTGACGGATGCCGGGATGGGCCTCCTCTCGCTCGAGCTGCCCGGCGGAGCGATGGTCACCGTCTACCCGAAGCCCGATCACCAACCGGCCGTGTTCACGATCGTGAACTTGGTTGTGGACGATATCGATGTCGCAGTCGATGGGCTCACAGCGAAGGGTGTGGAGTTCATCCACTACGACGGCTTTGGGCAGGACGAGAAAGGGATCGCGCGCTCGGGGGGAGACAATCCCGGCCCATCGATCGCCTGGTTCACCGACCCGGCCGGCAATATTTTGTCGGTCTTGCACACCGACTAA
- a CDS encoding LysR substrate-binding domain-containing protein: MTFSIAFVAGVTPTKWTRIWAERFPEIPLEVFRTDSANPTEQVTVLRDERADVSLVRFPVDTTGLGLINLYTEIPVVVAAKDHAIAAVDESGSVPLELLADEHLLQDPDTIPEWRDIATEVRDGSRRALPRMHDLDDLMEQVAAGVGIAILPHSLARLHNRKGVISRPVEGVVETQIALAWLAEAKTPNVEEFIGIVRGRSAASSRGATVVVRGEPVKKEKATAKAKAAAKLAREEAAKKKPAPAKKKPGAIQNRTRASAAARNKRRGSR; the protein is encoded by the coding sequence GTGACCTTTTCAATCGCCTTCGTCGCCGGCGTTACGCCCACCAAGTGGACGCGAATCTGGGCCGAACGTTTTCCCGAGATCCCCCTTGAGGTGTTTCGAACCGACTCGGCCAACCCGACCGAGCAGGTCACAGTACTGCGAGACGAGCGCGCCGACGTGAGTCTTGTGCGTTTTCCGGTCGACACCACGGGCTTGGGCTTGATCAACCTGTACACCGAGATTCCAGTCGTTGTGGCCGCGAAAGACCATGCCATCGCCGCGGTCGATGAGAGCGGTTCCGTGCCGCTCGAGCTCCTCGCGGATGAGCACCTCTTGCAGGATCCCGACACGATTCCGGAATGGCGCGACATCGCCACCGAGGTCCGTGACGGCAGTCGGCGTGCGCTGCCGCGCATGCACGACCTCGACGATCTGATGGAGCAGGTCGCGGCCGGCGTCGGCATCGCGATCCTGCCGCATTCGCTGGCCCGTCTCCACAACCGCAAGGGCGTCATTTCCCGCCCGGTCGAAGGCGTCGTCGAGACCCAGATCGCGCTCGCCTGGCTCGCTGAGGCGAAAACACCGAACGTTGAGGAATTCATTGGCATCGTGCGCGGACGTAGCGCGGCAAGCTCACGCGGTGCGACGGTCGTCGTGCGTGGCGAGCCGGTGAAGAAGGAGAAAGCGACGGCGAAGGCCAAGGCCGCAGCCAAGCTGGCCCGCGAAGAGGCGGCTAAGAAGAAGCCGGCCCCGGCCAAAAAGAAGCCGGGCGCCATCCAGAACCGCACGCGAGCCTCGGCTGCCGCGCGCAACAAGCGGCGCGGCAGCCGCTAG
- a CDS encoding GNAT family N-acetyltransferase translates to MSTEVVVRPVRDVDAEALGRVHATCWHETYDHLISEATLANLSPRRMAELWTHWMSQGDDFRQFAALVDGEIVGFSGSGPARDNEAPRARELYFIYLLDAYHGTGIGQKLFDAACGDEPTYLWVASDNPRAHGFYKRNSFAPDGEEQTQPFLGEEIHEVRLVR, encoded by the coding sequence ATGAGCACCGAAGTAGTTGTTCGACCGGTACGTGACGTCGACGCAGAAGCCCTTGGACGCGTACACGCAACCTGTTGGCATGAAACCTATGACCACCTGATCAGCGAAGCCACGCTGGCGAATCTGTCGCCGCGACGCATGGCCGAACTGTGGACACACTGGATGAGCCAGGGCGACGATTTTCGCCAGTTCGCGGCACTCGTCGACGGCGAGATCGTCGGGTTCTCGGGTTCCGGCCCGGCCCGCGATAACGAGGCGCCGCGCGCGCGCGAGCTGTACTTCATCTACCTGCTCGATGCCTATCACGGCACCGGAATCGGCCAGAAGCTCTTCGACGCCGCCTGTGGCGACGAACCCACCTACCTCTGGGTAGCCTCGGATAACCCGCGCGCCCACGGTTTCTACAAGCGCAACAGTTTCGCCCCCGATGGCGAGGAGCAGACGCAGCCGTTCCTTGGCGAGGAAATCCACGAGGTTCGACTCGTTCGCTAG
- a CDS encoding DUF5997 family protein, with protein MTSEKKPQTMKSATAAQKLGILLEAAPDTFQNAVITRTELAEFTENPPAWLTTLRTDGPHPRQVVAAKLGVSISGLARAGVDAPLTTAEIKELLQAPPAWLITERATQAEVRADQIRVKDAKAEKAEKKERAARGAAQRAAHRGA; from the coding sequence ATGACGTCCGAGAAGAAGCCCCAGACCATGAAGTCCGCCACGGCGGCACAGAAGCTCGGGATTCTGCTCGAAGCAGCACCCGACACGTTCCAGAACGCAGTGATCACCCGCACGGAGCTCGCCGAATTCACCGAGAACCCGCCGGCCTGGCTCACTACTCTGCGCACGGATGGCCCGCACCCGCGTCAGGTCGTCGCCGCCAAGCTCGGCGTGTCGATCTCTGGCTTGGCCCGCGCCGGCGTTGATGCTCCGCTGACGACCGCCGAAATCAAGGAGTTGCTGCAGGCTCCGCCCGCATGGCTCATCACGGAACGTGCCACCCAGGCCGAGGTACGTGCCGATCAGATTCGCGTGAAAGACGCCAAGGCTGAAAAGGCCGAGAAGAAGGAGCGTGCCGCTCGCGGTGCCGCTCAGCGCGCAGCGCACCGAGGCGCGTAG